A stretch of the Aspergillus puulaauensis MK2 DNA, chromosome 6, nearly complete sequence genome encodes the following:
- a CDS encoding flavin monoamine oxidase family protein (COG:H;~EggNog:ENOG410PKM6;~InterPro:IPR001613,IPR036188,IPR002937;~PFAM:PF13450,PF01593;~go_function: GO:0016491 - oxidoreductase activity [Evidence IEA];~go_process: GO:0055114 - oxidation-reduction process [Evidence IEA]) → MSRSREGYLWTPAEATEGLETAAVQSSSPKIKEHYDVIVIGAGFAGLIAARDLSRKYNLNVLLVEARDRIGGRTWTAKVLGEDLEMGGTWVHWAQPHLYAELHRYGLHRNLKTSAGTSAPVSQSFTPASGEVEDVSIPDCGSALERVAARVFSIDGLDSRALMPYPHDPLREPALWTKYDHVTVKDRLNALHDIPQRDKELFESNTNTFGSAPGKDIGFVEALRWYALGGHTFAGVMEMAGIFKIGNGGMTAFARAILEEYTGARLFNTAVSAIRNTSRGVEVTSVHGQTFTAKALISTIPLNCLGDIKFDPPLSPLRQEAVANGHINKGAKIHFKLGETLPGWFWTGDGYGDSSFLFAFSDHNGTQTSGPSGTWCIGFGYNGKLTDKKNSRHILEQFKKNIKPGADIEIYATHDWMNDPYAKGVWACWGPNSVSKYLQELQQHHGRIVFASADWADGWRGFVDGAIEQGQTAVRETLKLVEQPRPKL, encoded by the exons ATGTCTCGCTCCAGAGAAGGGTATCTATGGACACCAGCTGAGGCAACTGAGGGTCTTGAAACGGCCGCAGTACAATCCAGTTCTCCCAAGATCAAGGAACACTACGATGTTATTGTCATCGGCGCCGGGTTCGCCGGCCTCATAGCCGCCCGCGACTTATCTCGAAAATATAATctcaatgtcctcctcgtcgaagCGCGCGATCGAATCGGCGGTCGTACTTGGACAGCAAAGGTATTGGGCGAGGATCTCGAGATGGGAGGAACATGGGTGCATTGGGCGCAGCCACATCTGTATGCTGAGCTTCACCGGTATGGGCTACATCGGAACCTAAAGACATCGGCTGGGACTTCTGCTCCTGTGAGCCAGTCGTTTACCCCGGCGTCAGGGGAAGTAGAGGACGTTTCGATTCCTGACTGTGGCTCGGCCCTTGAACGGGTTGCTGCGAGGGTATTCTCTATCGATGGCCTGGATAGCAGAGCTTTGATGCCATACCCGCATGATCCGTTACGGGAACCGGCCCTTTGGACAAAATATGATCATGTTACTGTGAAGGACCGGCTTAATGCGTTACATGATATTCCCCAGCGAGACAAGGAGCTGTTCGAGTCCAACACCAATACATTTGGCAGTGCACCGGGCAAGGATATCGGCTTTGTGGAGGCGTTACGGTGGTATGCACTCGGCGGGCATACATTCGCTGGGGTTATGGAGATGGCTGGTATCTTCAAGATTGGGAATGGAGGCATGACTGCGTTTGCGCGTGCCATCCTCGAGGAATATACTGGTGCTCGGCTCTTCAACACAGCGGTCTCTGCAATCCGCAATACGTCGAGGGGCGTCGAGGTCACCAGTGTGCATGGACAGACGTTTACAGCAAAGGCCCTCATCTCAACTATCCCACT TAACTGTCTCGGTGATATCAAGTTCGACCCTCCTTTATCCCCTTTACGTCAAGAAGCTGTCGCAAATGGACACATCAACAAGGGCGCAAAGATTCACTTCAAGCTTGGCGAAACCCTTCCAGGCTGGTTCTGGACCGGCGATGGCTACGGCGACTCCAGCTTCCTGTTTGCATTCTCCGACCACAATGGAACGCAGACATCAGGACCATCAGGGACTTGGTGCATTGGGTTTGGATACAATGGGAAGCTCACCGACAAGAAGAACTCAAGACACATTCTCGAGCAGTTCAAGAAGAATATCAAGCCTGGCGCtgatatagagatatatgCAACGCACGACTGGATGAATGATCCTTACGCCAAAGGGGTCTGGGCGTGCTGGGGCCCGAATAGTGTATCGAAGTATCTGCAGGAACTACAGCAGCATCATGGACGAATTGTCTTTGCGAGTGCAGACTGGGCagatggatggagagggtTTGTCGATGGGGCGATTGAACAGGGCCAGACTGCTGTGCGAGAGACTTTGAAATTGGTGGAGCAGCCGAGGCCaaagctataa
- a CDS encoding uncharacterized protein (COG:S;~EggNog:ENOG410PP8H;~InterPro:IPR008579,IPR010424,IPR014710,IPR011051;~PFAM:PF05899,PF07883), translating to MPFQVKDKTERFKLPALAGVPNVFFNDLIGTERKDVADPIVGAWFRMEKGPESTPPTYEYDEFGVVIDGEFNFRDETGESTTVKTGDVFFFTRGSTITFSSDSYGLAVKCRTERFAKL from the exons ATGCCGTTCCAAGTTAAGGACAAGACCGAGCGCTTCAAGCTTCCTGCATTGGCCGGAGTTCCTAATGTATTCTTCA ATGACTTGATCGGGACTGAAAGGAAGGATGTCGCTGATCCCATCGTCGGCGCCTGGTTCCGCATGGAGAAGGGGCCGGAGTCGACGCCGCCAACATATGAATACGATGAGTTTGGCGTTGTGATTGACG GAGAATTCAACTTCCGCGATGAGACAGGAGAATCAACCACGGTGAAGACAGGCGATgtgttcttcttcaccagggGAAGCACAATTACCTTTTCTTCAGACAGTTATGGACTTGCAGTGAAGTGTCGGACTGAGCGATTTGCGAAGCTGTAA
- a CDS encoding Zn(II)2Cys6 transcription factor (COG:S;~EggNog:ENOG410PWPT;~InterPro:IPR036864,IPR021858,IPR001138;~PFAM:PF00172,PF11951;~go_function: GO:0000981 - DNA-binding transcription factor activity, RNA polymerase II-specific [Evidence IEA];~go_function: GO:0008270 - zinc ion binding [Evidence IEA];~go_process: GO:0006355 - regulation of transcription, DNA-templated [Evidence IEA]) → MPDQRPVPRNRLKTRTGCQRCKQRRIKCDETYPHCSQCTRRAFDCPGYKRPLKWSSKYEVASSRNATRGASSPNGTSLTAETAADAFQIPSPSSLPRVYAMANLDCHNSDGLQATSPDGSLPVETLAAMERQDNSSPKNQHNIDSISTLLDMEVLGQFNLEPESETGWLEWADLSLPLSIPQPLEDQGTGISRHYFVQVCRINSCFDSDTNFFRVELGNLMASSPLIYHCVLSMSAAHLAVLKSSIIPSARDYRTKALSYLQSDISSLRDANKRRGPVLDGAAEALLGSVLIGMTDAWHNPSFLGTTHLHGARVLFKRWLSNTQYDKGHLNTPSLTPSSSRLRSFMTGIMVYWEAMASFLINQPLDATAYLDAFCDQPSSTKLHPNPWTGICTPLFVYLARAGTLARQRLLFKQLSIMTSRGVAGNQLKADVLESARDTERALLSYQVPSQDMVEDAADPLTPLADLQAVARIYRLTGLLEVYRNFPELLDSSSKGSRGISEMEIHRLSSSEKIAAMAVSTLTLISGISQTSGVNCLLSIPLIVAGSTLQSTYDAPRRQASSNSSWDTLSAEIISISSHDSVQLHWRDFVRTRLDAVRGYVGLASVSRAREILDKVWARSDIQSAVGVSSTGAPQQFVQWTEVMVEEKLETVLG, encoded by the exons ATGCCTGACCAGCGCCCAGTGCCACGCAACCGTCTCAAAACTCGCA CCGGCTGCCAGCGCTGCAAACAGAGG AGAATTAAATGCGATGAGACATATCCCCACTGCAGCCAGTGCACCCGGAGGGCCTTCGACTGTCCGGGCTATAAGCGACCGTTGAAATGGTCTTCCAAGTATGAAGTCGCATCCAGCCGCAACGCTACAAGGGGAGCCAGCTCGCCCAATGGAACCAGTTTGACAGCGGAAACAGCAGCCGATGCTTTTCAAAtcccatcgccgtcgtcTCTTCCTCGGGTTTATGCAATGGCGAATCTGGATTGCCACAATTCAGATGGCCTCCAAGCTACAAGCCCAGATGGAAGCCTCCCTGTTGAGACTCTGGCAGCTATGGAGAGACAGGACAACTCTTCCCCTAAGAATCAACACAATATCGACTCGATCAGCACTCTTCTTGATATGGAAGTTCTGGGGCAATTCAACCTCGAGCCAGAGAGCGAGACCGGGTGGCTTGAATGGGCAGACTTGTCTCTTCCACTCTCTATACCTCAACCCCTCGAAGACCAGGGAACGGGTATATCGCGGCATTACTTCGTGCAGGTTTGTCGAATAAACTCATGCTTTGATTCTGATACGAATTTCTTCCGCGTGGAACTGGGAAACCTCATGGCGTCTTCTCCTCTCATCTATCACTGTGTTCTTTCCATGTCTGCTGCTCATCTTGCAGTGCTGAAAAGTAGTATTATACCTTCTGCCCGGGATTATCGAACGAAGGCGCTGTCGTATCTACAGTCAGATATCTCATCCCTCAGGGACGCAAACAAGAGACGTGGTCCGGTTCTTGATGGAGCAGCAGAGGCCCTGCTGGGCAGTGTTCTAATCGGCATGACCGAT GCCTGGCATAATCCATCCTTTCTCGGGACGACTCATCTCCACGGAGCACGGGTCCTCTTCAAACGGTGGCTGTCCAACACTCAGTACGACAAGGGCCATCTAAATACACCCTCTCTaaccccatcatcatcgcgCCTACGCAGCTTCATGACCGGTATCATGGTGTACTGGGAAGCCATGGCGTCCTTCCTTATAAACCAACCACTAGACGCCACGGCCTACCTTGATGCCTTTTGCGACCAGCCTTCATCCACGAAACTGCACCCCAACCCGTGGACAGGAATCTGTACTCCACTGTTTGTGTATCTTGCCAGGGCAGGGACTCTGGCACGACAGAGGTTGCTGTTTAAACAACTATCGATCATGACATCCCGCGGGGTTGCTGGCAATCAGCTCAAGGCTGATGTCCTCGAGTCGGCCAGGGATACTGAGCGGGCTCTGCTTTCCTATCAGGTCCCTAGCCAGGATATGGTCGAGGATGCTGCTGATCCGTTGACGCCTTTGGCTGACTTACAGGCGGTAGCTAGGATCTACAGGCTTACGGGGTTGTTAGAGGTGTATAGAAACTTCCCAGAGTTGTTGGACAGTTCTTCCAAAGGCTCTAGAGGTATCTCTGAAATGGAGATACATCGGCTGTCGTCATCAGAGAAAATCGCTGCTATGGCTGTCTCAACCCTGACGCTCATTTCTGGAATATCACAAACCTCGGGGGTGAACTGTCTGCTCTCAATCCCACTTATAGTCGCGGGCAGCACGCTACAGTCGACCTACGATGCTCCTCGACGGCAGGCTTCAAGCAACTCCTCATGGGACACCTTATCCGCAGAGATCATATCCATTTCCAGTCATGATAGCGTCCAGCTACACTGGCGAGACTTTGTCCGAACACGCTTGGACGCCGTACGTGGATACGTCGGGCTCGCATCAGTTTCCAGGGCACGGGAGATCTTGGACAAGGTATGGGCTAGGAGCGATATTCAGTCTGCAGTAGGAGTGTCCAGTACTGGGGCCCCTCAGCAGTTCGTCCAGTGGACTGAGGTcatggtggaggagaaattggAGACTGTGCTCGGTTAG